The sequence tagatagatagataaaaagcaAGCCTCAGGCATGGGGTGGAGTCAGCTCAACAGAAAGGCAACAGGTGTGCAGACAGTAGAACCGGATGGGTGGGGCTGCCTAAGCTTGTTGGAATACAGAGGAGTCCACCAAGACTTCCAGATCTGAGACACGGAATTGCAGGATTTGGTTCTGGTCTTTCCTTGCTGTCCTGTTAGTTTTTGTCACCTTGATACAAACtcagacatatctgggaagagggaatctcaactgagaaaatgcctccataaaatggcctgtaggcaagtctgtggggaattttcttaataaatgattgatgtgggagggtccatcGCACTGTGGGTGGTATGCCACCCCTGGGTAGGTGATCCTAGGCTGTCTAttagctttcctttctttctgggaGTGTTTACTCTGTACAATTGTAtattctaaaattaataaaatatgtaaaatttaaaaaaattttacagGGAGCTCACAGTTAAGGGTCTGAATCTCAGAAGAGCCtttgggtttcttcttcttcttcttcttctcctcctcctcctcctccttcttctccaagatttatttgtttattatgtacacagtgctCTGCCTACATATGTCCCTGcgggccagaaaagggcaccagatctcattacaggtggttgagagccaccatatggttgctgggtttgaactcaggacctctggaaggacagccagtgctcttaacctctgagccatccctccagccctggcctTTGGGCTTCTGAACAGTGTTGATACCTTAGATTCCCTTtgctaagaattttttaaaagatttattttattatttaaaaaataatatgtaggtgtgtgtgtgtgtgtatgtaggtgtgtgcgtatgtatgtaggtgtgtgtgtatgtaggtgtgtgtgtctgtgtgtgtgtatgcacgtgcagGAGCCCTTGGATGCCaggagaggatgtcagattcctcagaactggagttacaggttgttgtgagccaatatgttggtgctgggacctgaacctaggtcctctgcaaacgcagcaagtgtccttaaccactgagctatctcaccagcccctctgATGCcttttttgtcacagcaacaggaaaagtatcAAACATAGCTTCGCTAGTCACATATGCCCTAGTGTGAGAACACACAAGTGCTTGAGACAATTGTATGTGAAACGTCTTACCTGAGGAGGAAATTTCTTCACCTCTTTTCATTCCCAATCTTTTATAAATTTCTCTCTCAGGATCAACATAGATTTCATGAGAATATCCAGTTAGTTTGCAGAAAGgctaaaaaaagaataattggaATTTCTGTAAgaacaatggaaagaaaagtAATGGCAATCCAGCTTTCCTCCAACAGATACTACGCCAATGGGCTCAACAAATTCAATTTTTGTATCTGAAACATATTTAACATGCTGGTGCCTCAGTTTGCTAGATAGTTACCTCAATATGATGGTATGATGACTGTCCAATCACTATGAGGGTTACATCTGCTTCCTTTGGGAGAAAGAGGGACAAGTACATATTATCAGAAAGTATGTCTTAAGAACTTTCCCTAaagcaattcttttgttttgttctaatgCCACCTATAGGcttctagaagaacagaaaacaacaaaattgcATGAGTAGAAAGAAATATATGGTACAATATGTGAGTAATTCAGATGATTTGTTTTCTCTATGTAAGAATTTCAAGACTTAAACAATAAACAtaaaactactagaagaaaacacaaggagaAACTCAGTATATCACTGTTTGGGCAATGATTTGGCTCAGACAGTAAAGATGCtaccatgcctgatgacctgagttccatctcagggacctacatggtaggagagaactgactcctgcaagctgcctgacctccacacatgtacatataaatcaataaagcatagcaatgaaaagaaacatACAAAGAAGGTTGTGCTATTctatacagcaaaggaaacaacagagaaaaGACACAACCTACTAACTGGACTAAGAAAACCCATGCGAATTATGCACTTGTCAAGAGATTTAAATCTATGCTCTGAATTCAAACATAGCAAGAATACAACCCGGTTTCAAAAATGGACAAAAATGGGCTAGGGATCAGGACTTGTCTAGTATGCACAGGGtctggatttgatctccagtAATGAGGGGGCTAAGACTTAAATAGTCAGTTCTCAAAGGACAGAAGACATACAAACAGCCAGTAGCTATATGAAAAattcttgggctggggagatggctcagtgcttgcaTGGGGATTTGAGTTCTATCCTCAGGATTCATGCAAAAAAAGCCAGTGCAGCTGCATgtgttgtaatcccagcaatggggaggtggagacaggtggatctgggGCTTCCAAAACAGTCAGCCCATtcaaatcagcaagctccaggccaatgagagatgcTATATAAAAAACAAGGtgattccaggaaaggcgcaaagctacacagaaaaaccctgtctcaaaaaaaaaaaaaaaaaaaaaaacccaacaaataaataaataagtaaacaaataaataaaaaacaaggtgaatggcacctgaggaacaacacctgtggttgacctctggcctccatgcacatgaacttgtacacacatgcatacaaatttGTACACTCTCAACATAAAAAATATTGATCATCACTAATCATTAGAGAAATGGAATATCTCTTCACCCCAGGAGAGAGTAAAGAGGTAAAAATGAGGGCATGGAATGAAGACAACCCTTGCATGGTGTTGATGAGAATAAATTAGTACAGCTGTTATGAAAACAGTACACAGGctcttcaaaaaattaaagacagagCTACTACATGATCCAGAAATGCCACTGTTGTTATacatcaaaaggaaagaaaatgcgcATGCAAAGAGACCCCACACTTCCATGTTCACTGCAGCACTATCAACAGCACCTAAGACAAGGAAATGCATAAAGATAAGTGTGGTATCCCTATGAAGTAGTATCCAACCATGGAAaaggagttggtttttttttttttttttttttttttttttttttttttttgtcatttgtgaaAACACCaaggacattatgctaagtgaaacaagccaggaaCAGAAAGACAAGTACTAGACCATTCTACTTATGATACCTATGGATTCAAACAGTCTAACTCATGGAAGTAGAGAAAAAAACACTGGTTATCACAGGCTGGGAGAAAGAGCGTGGAGCATACAGAAAATTGTTCAAAGGGTACAATTTCAGCTAGACATGAGGAAGAGGGATCATTTTAGAAATTTACTGTCCAGCACAATGACATAGTGACTGTCTATTTCAAAATCACCAAAAATACAtctactttaaaatttctttgtattttgataGCCTGGTGTGGTAGCTTGAAtccaccttgaatcccagcacttgggaggcagaggcaggcagatctgtgagttcgaggtcaacctggtctacagagtgagatccaggacaggcaccaaaacagacagagaaaccctgtctcgaaaaaccaaaccaaacaaacaaaacccaacaacccAAAAAACCATCACCaatgaaaacaccacacacacacacagaatggaaaTGCAATCAGCCATAAAGAATGAGGTCATGATAACTGCAGGAAATGGGTGGAAATGGACATCATCATGCCAATTCAAAGAAGCCACATAAGACAAATGTGgtgttttctctcacatgcagAATATACGTTTAgatttatatgcatgtatttatgtaggGTATGAAAGTAAAGAGGAGGCTAAGAGGATAGGTCTAGGggtaggagggaatgagagggTAAAGGAATATAAAGACATGTttcaagaaagcaaaggaaaagatcAGTGTGGctctggaggaagagagaagcaagAAGGGGTGGCAgcaaataagaacaaagtattcatgtatgaaaatatcacaacAAGACCCATTTGTATGTTAAGTAAATCAACAATgtcaataatattaaaaatgttagGTTGATGTAATGCCTTTACATTGTAAAGATGCTTCAGAATATTGTAAACAAAAGGAATAGAAGGACAGGCAGAACAGGTAATTTTGTTCTCATACATCCTAATTAATAAATGTGTGgtgaaaataaatctgttttacaAATGCCCAGTGTCTTCCACTCAGATCTTCCATCCACATCTGGATGTCTTCCACTCACATCTTCACATCTACATTTTCACATCTTCCCACATCCACATCACATCCATATCTGGATGTCTTCCACTCACATCTTCCATCCATATCTGGGGACTGAGGAAAAACAGGGTCAAGGAACTTGCAACTTATGGGCAAATACAAATCTGTACTTTTAAGATATGTCAACATTTTCCTATAATGAATAACTATTTGGGTTATAAAATTAAAGGGTCAAAAATATCAGGCAGTTGaagcctgtgttttgttttgattttgcattttttgttttttctttttttgttgttactgtgtttttgtttttgtagctttggagactgtcctgaaactcactctgtagcccaggctggcctcgaattcacggAGAttcgcccggctctgcctcccaagtgctgggactaaaggcgtgtgcctgcATTCTTACGCAACATTTGGGTTTGACACAGGCAGCTTACAGGTAACAAAAATTATGATAGTACGTTCTCAGGAGGGCATGGAGGAGGGGACACCCACTCACAGCTCACCCCATCGCACTCGCCACTGCCGCTCACTCAAGAAACTTACTTGGAGGAAGCTCTTGGGGATTTTGGCCAGATCCTCGACGTATTCTTTACAGACGTAACACAAGAAATGCTGAAAGGCAACAACGTATAAGAGCACGTcagcaaggcagcagccaggtTTCACAAGGTTCAGGCGCTTGATTCCGGGCGAAGTGCTGCACTCACACTGACCCAGGCGCTGGGCAGCCTCCGGGAGGCCCTTCCCGTCCCGCCCCACCGGTGCTCACCCTCACGAACACCACCACGGCCCGCCGCTCCCGGAACAGCGCGCCGAACGTCACCCGTCTCCCGGACGCGTCCAGCACCGGCAGCTCCGCTACGGCATCTGCCAGTGGCTGCCCGCGCTCTGTGTCCGAGCCGCTCGGGCTCAGGACCCGACCTGCGCAGCCGCTGACCTGCCGCGTCACCGGCGCGGCCATAGCGGAGGCGGGAGACCGCTCAGGTCCACCAGGGGCCGCGGGAGGCGCGGCCAAGAGGGCCGAGGTCGAGCTGAGGTCGGAAGCTGGGCCACACCGGCGGAGGCGGGGTCACAAGGGTGGAGAGGGGCTGGTTTTTCAGGAGGCGGAGCCACGCAGGGCTGGAGTGATCCTTAGGAGGCGTGGCTACGGGGGTTGGGGCGGAGCTACGGGAGGCGGGGTGTGGGTGTGGCCAAGGGAGTGGAGTGTGATTATGGGAGGTGAGGCAGTGTTAGTCCCTCTTTTACTGCCTACCAAACTTCCTAGCTAAAAAGGGTCTGGAAAGATAGATCAGTGATTAAGAGCTCTGGCTTCTTTTGTAGAGAACCAGGATtcggtttccagcatccacatagcagctcacaattgtaactccagttccagggtatctgatacccTATTCTGGACTCCATAGGCACCGTTCACAGtgcctactgctcttgcagagatccAGAGTTAGATTTTTAGTACCCACACCAGAtgttcacaattgcctgtaacttctgacaccctctttggggatgcaggcatctgcactcagagagggagagggaggaagggaattaaaaatagaacaattcattaataaatttaaattaatagacaggcggtggtggtgcacacctttaatcccagcactcgggaggcaaaggcaggccagtctctgagtttgaggccagcctagtctacagagtgatttgcaggacagccagagctacatagaaaaaccctgtcttgaaagaataaataaataaaatttaaatttctttttatttattctgtattcatgtgtgtgttgtctgtgtgtggaagtcagaggacttttgggagttggctctctgcttccatcaggtagATCCCAAGGAttgaattcagatcatcaggcttggtggcaaatgcctttatctaCTGTGCCGGTTTTCCAGGCTCAGCACCTGGTGTTTGTttatctccttccctttcccacaGGAACCACTTCAGCTGGTGTGGGTCTTCACCTGATACAGAGGCCAAAGTCATTTTCATTGTCATTAAATGCATACACTCAATGGGACAGCTTGTATCCAGACACTCTTCCTTACTCCACTGTGGCGTGGCAGTGCAGTTAGTTTTCCTTTGTAATCAGGACCAGTCATCACAGGCAGAGCAGTAACTCCCTTCTGCCTACTGCTTGAAAGGAGACCACAGAAATAAATGTGCTGAGAaagtaaaacacagaaaatagtacataaaagagaaaaaattcctAATGCAGTTAAGGCTTACATCCTAATTTCTCGATGAGCCCGGGCTGCATGTGGGTTCTATTTGAGTCAACTTTGGATCTTGGTAacaaagtttgcttttttttattccaaTCAGTTCCGTGTTCCTCTGTTTGAAAAACtgattgtggggctggagagatggcttagcagttagaagcactggctgctctttttttttttttttttttttttttggtttttcgagacagggtttctcttgtgtagctttgcgcctttcctggaactcacttggtagcccaggctggcctcgaactcacagagatccgcctgcctctgcctcccgagtgctgggattaaaggcgtgcgccaccaccgcccggcgcactggctgctcttagtgaggtcctgaattcaattcccagcaacctcataGTGGTTCACATCCATCTATggtgggatctaatgccctcttctggcataaagtcatacatgtagacagagcactcatacataaaataaatctttcaaaacaaaacaaaaacacaaaaaaatgtattgcatttattgtatgtgtgcctgcttagagaccagaggacaacttgtaggagtcagttctgcccttccatcatgtggggacACCTGGGATTGCAGGCTGGTTGTTAGGCTTGGCAACCGATGAGCTGAGCTATCTCTTGATAGCTATTATCCATTGAGCTATCTTGCTAGCATGCTCTCTTTTTAATAAAACACTCTAACTGTAGAAATTGGATTCTGAGTGCTGGTGACTTGGGTGCAATAACTCTGAAGGAGAGCTTGACCTGTATTTCATTCTCTACAACCCCAGCTCTTGAAGCCAGACTCTTCCGAGGATAGCTGATATGTTAGGACAAAGCAAAATCACAGCTCATCGTGCAGAAGTCACATAAAATATACtagtatatttctttctttctttctttctttctttctctctttctttctttctctctttctttctttctctctttcttttttctttctttcttttttctttttttgacagggtttctctgtgtagttttggttcctgtcctggatctcactctgtagaccaggctggccttgaactcacagatccgtctgcctctgcctcccaagtgctgggagtgcaGCAGTCCGCCGCTGCTGCTgcagccgctgccgccaccaccaccacccggctatgtatatgtatttctgtGAATTAATCCTGCatggtagaaatatatatatgaatatatgaaatataacatGAATCAGAATTAATGTTAAATTTCACATATCAGGGTGATTCACTAAATAAAACGATAAAAGCCAACATAGTATGAAGAAccagttttggtttgtttgcttttttttttcaagacagggtttctctatgtagccttggctgttctggaatttgctctgttgatcaggctggcttctaacccacagagatgcgcctgcctctgcctcccaagtgctgggattaaaggtgtgtgccaccaccttccGTCGAAGAACCAGTTTTTACCTACAACTGCCAGATACAATATTTTGCAAAGGGGCTGGCAAGGTGTCTGAGCTGATAAAGATGCacatgggaggagaaaaagaactcccaattgtcctttgacctctaacAGGTGCTGTGgaaggtatgtgtgtgttaaGAAATGTTTCACAATGAATTTTGTTGGAGTTACTGGAAATATCCAATAGATGGCACTGTTTACATTTATACGTGGAAGACTAATAAATGCACATTTGTTCATTTGCATTTTGCTTTAGGAAACTCTTAGCTAAAAATGGTCTTTTGGGGACCTAGTTCCTTATTTGTTAACCATTCTCATTTTGGAAAATGCAGTGTCAAAAATATTCACATAGACCTGGCAGCAAAATGACATAGAATGTTGGTAGACTGTCGTTCCTAGACCTGGGCCTTGGCCACCCCGCCATATTCTAGCAATAAACTTTTCTTAGCAGACAGTGGACTCATTCAGTTACAGGAAGACCTTGCTAAGAACATTGAACATATATGCTGAGCCATAGTTGGCCTTTTACAGCTCCTATGGGAAGTGCTGACAGCTGTGCTTGGGGCTTACCCCCTGGGCAAGGGTTAAGCCTCCCCAGGAAATCTTCCTGAGAAAGGAGGTGGGAAATGAGAACGCCAAAATTCTAAGACTCAGGGAGAGTATGTGAGAGTTGGCTCCATGTAGAGCACAGATGTGCTCCCATGAATATTCTGGGACTTTGGAGACAAGGCCAAATCTCTGGGTTGGTTTTGGCTACTGCTAGTGTAACTGAGAATACACTGGCATCCTCTTGTCTGGGGGAAATAAGACCTTCCCAGCAGTAAGATAGAAAAATCATGCCCATTTTGCCCCTCCCCTACCTTTTAGGGTTGGAAACTACAGGTAGAGCTGTCCCAACAAGGGTTCCCTGGGTGGTGGGGCAGACATACCGTTCTCTTTGGTAAGTATGGTTCCAGGAGGAAGAGTAGAGACCTCTCCTCTACAGTGTGAGCTGAAAATGAGAGGGCTGATCTATAGGTCAGAAAACCTcaagacatttctttcttcctttctcaaacACTGGTTGGCCCAGTTTATAGGCACATCTGGGTTTCTGTCGTCCTTACTTCCAGAACAagacagaaagcagagtgagAGAAACTTTTTGAGATCAACACAAAGATGATAAtgttcacttttaattttttatttagtattaAAGAACGAATCATGAATTTGTTGAGCtgtacaggggctggagaaacagttcagtggttaagagcacttgctgttcttgtagaggacctgggatcagtttccagtacccacatggcggcttacttacacatgtaactccagttccagaggatttgatgaCCTCTTCTAGCCCTcaagggcacctgtactcacacacatatacacatacatagagacacacataggcaataaataaatattgttgtttgaggcaggatttctctgtgtagccctggctgtcctggaactcactcactctgtagactaggctggccccaaactcacagagatcctcctgccactgcttcctgagtgctgggatcaacaTGTCaggcttttaaaactttttatgtttcattttgctaCAGTTTCTCAAAAACACTGTGTGAAGACAATTCTGGCAGCTCAGCTGTGAGAGGGAACAGCACTGAGCCCTGCTCCTAGCTGAGTCCCAGACCGTGGATAAACTGTCACCTCATTCTGCATTATTTTTAAGGTTTCAAAgtagaaataatattttctgtGTTGTAGTTCTGTGACAATATGTTTACCATAGAGGGAACTTGGCATATCTCTAAATATACTATGGCAGATATGCAAGAGTAGTTCAGAATGTAgaaaccataattttttttttttttggtttttcgagacagggtttctctgtgtagctttgcgcctttcctggagctcacttggtagcccaggctggcctcgaactcacagagatccgcctggctctgcctcccgagtgctgggattaaaggcgtgcgccaccgacgcccggcgTAGAAACCATAATTGAATAAAGAAAGAGGTGTAATGAGGACTGCAAATTTCCTATGTGTAGCTGATTACTGCATCCCCAGATATCGAGGGGAGAGCCCTCCAGGGAAGTGGCTTATCTTATGCACCCTGACAATCGCCATCTTTCTCTACTTCCTTTTATAGGTTCATCCGCAGTATTCACATCACAGCACCTATTTGCTCTAGGTGTGACATCACCAAGTCTGCCACCTCTCTGGGCAAGGGGACCATTTACTGCTTGTTTGGGGAATGACTTCTCTTTGGGGTGGAACTCCTTCCCTGCGGCTCCTTCCTTCTGCCACACACACAGTCCCCTTTGCCCAGGAGAAGCTGATTCAGGCCTGGGAATCAAATTGAGAGGTGTGTTCCCCACGGTGTACTTCTTTTGGATGGAAAAGTTCTTTGGCAATAGAGCGCTGTCCGGTGTATTGCAGGCTCTGGGGACATTCCAGAAAGCCCAGAACAAAAATGCTCCCCTTCAGTGAGAGTCTTGTCCACACGTACTTCTCAACCAGTTTAGTGTCGTGAGGGCTGGCTGCTTTGCTTCCTGAGGAGTATGAGTTTAGAAAGTTCATGgggagtgaagtgtgtgtgtaatTGAGTCCCTTGCCCTTTGGGACTTCATCcaa is a genomic window of Peromyscus maniculatus bairdii isolate BWxNUB_F1_BW_parent chromosome 5, HU_Pman_BW_mat_3.1, whole genome shotgun sequence containing:
- the Prxl2c gene encoding peroxiredoxin-like 2C isoform X1 translates to MAAPVTRQVSGCAGRVLSPSGSDTERGQPLADAVAELPVLDASGRRVTFGALFRERRAVVVFVRHFLCYVCKEYVEDLAKIPKSFLQEADVTLIVIGQSSYHHIEPFCKLTGYSHEIYVDPEREIYKRLGMKRGEEISSSGQSPHIKSSLLSGSLQSLWRAVTGPLFDFQGDPAQQGGTLILGPGNSIHFVHRDRNRLDHKPINSVLQLVGVQPVNFMSRPTVIHV
- the Prxl2c gene encoding peroxiredoxin-like 2C isoform X2, translated to MAAPVTRQVSGCAGRVLSPSGSDTERGQPLADAVAELPVLDASGRRVTFGALFRERRAVVVFVRHFLCYVCKEYVEDLAKIPKSFLQEADVTLIVIGQSSYHHIEPFCKLTGYSHEIYVDPEREIYKRLGMKRGEEISSSGQSPHIKSSLLSGSLQSLWRAVTGPLFDFQGDPAQQGGTLILGPGKTMCEAVDHPGSRNSFSA
- the Prxl2c gene encoding peroxiredoxin-like 2C isoform X3; its protein translation is MAAPVTRQVSGCAGRVLSPSGSDTERGQPLADAVAELPVLDASGRRVTFGALFRERRAVVVFVRHFLCYVCKEYVEDLAKIPKSFLQEADVTLIVIGQSSYHHIEPFCKLTGYSHEIYVDPEREIYKRLGMKRGEEISSSGNSIHFVHRDRNRLDHKPINSVLQLVGVQPVNFMSRPTVIHV